In one window of Echeneis naucrates chromosome 17, fEcheNa1.1, whole genome shotgun sequence DNA:
- the LOC115058307 gene encoding myosin-7 isoform X2 — protein MGDAAMKEFGPAAPFLRKSDKERLEAQTRPFDMKKECFVPDPEVEYVKASITSRDGDKVTADTEFGKTVTVKECDVHPQNPPKFDKIEDMAMFTFLHEPAVLFNLKERYAAWMIYTYSGLFCVTVNPYKWLPVYNQEVVVAYRGKKRTEAPPHIFSISDNAYQYMLADRENQSILITGESGAGKTVNTKRVIQYFASIAAVPSGKKDQAAEKKGTLEDQIIQANPALEAFGNAKTIRNDNSSRFGKFIRIHFDNRGKLASADIETYLLEKSRVTYQLKAERDYHIFYQILSQQKPELLEMLLITNNPYDYAFISQGETTVASINDAEELMATDDAFDVLGFTQEEKNSIYKLTGAIMHYGNMKFKQKQREEQAEADGTEDADKVAYLMGLNSADLIKGLCHPRVKVGNEWVTKGQNVAQVYYAIGALSKSVYEKMFLWMVVRINQSLDTKQPRQYFIGVLDIAGFEIFDFNTFEQLCINFTNEKLQQFFNHHMFVLEQEEYKKEGIEWTFIDFGMDLQACIDLIEKPMGIMSILEEECMFPKASDTTFKAKLYDNHLGKSNNFQKPRIVKGKPEAHFSLVHYAGTVDYNINNWLVKNKDPLNETVVGLFQKSNLKLLSLLFANYAGADSDGGGKGKGGGKKKGSSFQTVSALHRENLNKLMTNLRSTHPHFVRCIIPNETKTPGAMENPLVMHQLRCNGVLEGIRICRKGFPNRILYGDFKQRYRILNPNAIPEGQFIDNKKAAEKLLGSLDIDHNQYKLGHTKVFFKAGLLGQLEEMRDDRLALIITGIQARSRGILARIEFQKIVERRDALLVIQWNIRAFMGVKNWPWMKMFFKIKPLLKSAETEKEMANMKEEFTKLKEAYAKSEARRKELEEKMVSLLQEKNDLQLQVQTEQDNLGDAEERCEGLIKSKIQLEAKIKELTERLEDEEEMNAELTAKKRKLEDECSELKKDIDDLELTLAKVEKEKHATENKVKNLVEEMAALDEIIAKLTKEKKALQEAHQQTLDDLQSEEDKVNSLTKAKAKLEQQVDDLEGSLEQEKKIRMDLERAKRKLEGDLKLAQESIMDLENDKQQLEERLKKKDFEISQLNGKIEDEQALSAQLQKKLKELQARIEELEEELEAERAARAKVEKQRADLSRELEEISERLEEAGGATVAQIEMNKKREAEFQKLRRDLEEATLQHEATAATLRKKQADSVADLGEQIDNLQRVKQKLEKEKSELRLELDDVVSNMEHIVKAKNNLEKMCRSLEDQMNEYKTKSEEGQRTINDFTMQRAKLQTENGELARQLEEKDSLVSQLTRGKQSYTQQIEDLKRQLEEEIKAKNALAHAVQSSRHDCDLLREQYEEEQEAKAELQRSMSKANSEVAQWRTKYETDAIQRTEELEEAKKKLAQRLQEAEEAVEAVNAKCSSLEKTKHRLQNEIEDLMVDVERSNAAAAALDKKQRNFDKVLAEWKQKYEESQTELESSQKEARSLSTELFKLKNSYEESLEHLETMKRENKNLQEEISDLTEQIGENGKSIHELEKIRKQLEQEKSEIQTALEEAEASLEHEEGKILRAQLEFNQVKADIERKLVEKDEEMEQAKRNQQRIVDTLQSSLEAETRSRNEALRLKKKMEGDLNEMEIQLSQANRQAAEAQKQLKSLHAHLKDAQLQLDDALRAADDMKENIAIVERRNNLLQAEVEELRAALEQTERSRKLAEQELLDVSERVQLLHSQNTSLLNQKKKLEADTSQLQTEVEEAVQECRNAEEKAKKAITDAAMMAEELKKEQDTSAHLERMKKNMEQTIKDLQHRLDEAEQIAMKGGKKQVQKLEARIRELEAEVEAEQRKSSDSLKGIRKYERRMKELTYQTEEDRKNLARLQDLVDKLQLKVKSYKRAAEEAEEQANSNLTKFRKVQHELDEAEERADIAESQVNKLRARSRDVGSKKGHDEE, from the exons ATGGGGGATGCTGCCATGAAAGAGTTTGGGCCTGCAGCTCCTTTTCTGAGGAAGTCAGATAAGGAGCGTTTGGAGGCCCAGACTCGACCATTTGACATGAAGAAGGAATGCTTTGTTCCAGACCCCGAGGTTGAGTATGTCAAAGCCTCCATCACCAGCCGAGATGGTGACAAAGTCACTGCTGACACTGAATTTGGAAAG acTGTGACGGTGAAGGAGTGTGACGTCCACCCTCAGAACCCGCCGAAGTTTGATAAAATTGAAGACATGGCGATGTTCACCTTCCTTCATGAGCCTGCTGTGCTGTTCAACCTCAAAGAGCGCTACGCAGCATGGATGATTTAT ACCTACTCTGGGCTGTTCTGTGTGACTGTCAACCCCTACAAGTGGCTGCCAGTCTACAACCAAGAGGTGGTTGTTGCCtacagaggaaagaagaggacTGAAGCGCCTCCTCATAtcttctccatctctgacaACGCCTACCAATACATGCTGGCAG ACAGAGAAAACCAGTCAATCCTCATCAC TGGAGAATCTGGTGCTGGAAAGACAGTCAACACCAAACGTGTCATTCAGTACTTTGCCAGCATTGCAGCTGTTCCTTCTGGAAAGAAAGATCAAGCAGCTGAGAAGAAG GGAACCCTGGAGGATCAGATCATCCAGGCTAACCCtgctttggaggcttttgggaATGCCAAGACCATCAGGAATGATAACTCCTCCAGATTT GGTAAATTCATCAGAATTCATTTTGACAACCGAGGAAAGCTGGCTTCTGCTGACATTGAAACTT ACCTCCTGGAAAAGTCTCGTGTGACCTACCAACTCAAAGCTGAGAGGGACTACCATATTTTCTACCAGATCTTGTCTCAGCAAAAGCCTGAACTTCTGG aaatgttGCTCATCACCAACAACCCTTATGATTACGCTTTCATCTCCCAAGGAGAGACAACAGTAGCCTCTATCAATGATGCTGAAGAGCTGATGGCCACTGAT GATGCCTTTGATGTGCTGGGCTTCACTCAAGAAGAGAAGAACAGCATTTACAAGCTGACTGGTGCCATCATGCATTATGGCAACATGAAGTTcaagcagaagcagagagaggagcaggcaGAGGCTGATGGGACTGAGG ATGCTGACAAGGTTGCATATCTGATGGGCCTGAACTCTGCTGACCTCATCAAAGGTCTCTGTCATCCCAGAGTCAAAGTAGGAAACGAGTGGGTCACCAAGGGACAAAATGTTGCCCAG GTGTACTATGCAATTGGTGCATTGTCAAAGTCAGTGTATGAGAAGATGTTCTTGTGGATGGTGGTAAGAATCAACCAATCCCTGGACACCAAACAGCCTCGTCAGTACTTCATTGGTGTACTGGACATTGCTGGATTTGAGATTTTTGAT TTCAACACCTTTGAGCAGCTGTGCATCAACTTCACCAATGAAAAACTGCAACAGTTTTTCAACCATCACATGTTTGTACTGGAGCAGGAAGAGTACAAGAAAGAGGGCATTGAATGGACCTTCATAGACTTTGGAATGGATTTGCAGGCCTGTATTGATCTGATTGAAAAG CCCATGGGCATCATGTCCATCCTTGAAGAGGAGTGCATGTTCCCCAAAGCCTCTGATACCACCTTTAAAGCAAAGCTCTATGACAACCATCTGGGGAAATCCAACAACTTCCAGAAGCCCAGAATTGTCAAAGGAAAACCAGAGGCCCATTTCTCCCTGGTTCACTACGCTGGAACTGTTGATTACAATATCAACAATTGGCTGGTGAAGAACAAGGACCCTCTGAATGAGACTGTGGTCGGCCTTTTTCAGAAGTCTAACCTTAAACTTTTATCCCTACTTTTTGCCAACTATGCTGGGGCTGATTCAG ATGGCGGTGGAAAGGGAAAAGGTGGTGGCAAGAAGAAAGGTTCTTCCTTCCAAACTGTATCAGCTTTGCACAGG GAGAACCTGAACAAGCTGATGACCAATTTGAGGTCGACTCATCCTCACTTTGTGCGCTGCATCATCCCCAATGAGACCAAGACTCCTGGGGCCATGGAGAATCCTCTGGTGATGCACCAGCTGCGCTGCAACGGTGTGCTGGAAGGCATCAGGATCTGCAGGAAAGGGTTCCCCAACAGGATCCTCTACGGCGATTTCAAACAAAG ATATCGTATTTTGAACCCTAATGCCATTCCTGAAGGACAGTTCATTGACAACAAGAAGGCTGCTGAGAAACTGTTGGGTTCTCTTGATATTGACCATAACCAGTACAAATTGGGACACACCAAG GTATTCTTCAAAGCTGGACTTCTGGGTCAGCTGGAAGAGATGCGAGATGACCGACTTGCACTAATTATCACTGGTATTCAAGCCCGGTCACGAGGCATTCTGGCAAGAATTGAATTCCAGAAGATTGTTGAACGCAG AGATGCATTGCTAGTAATCCAGTGGAACATCCGTGCCTTCATGGGTGTCAAGAACTGGCCCTGGATGAAGATGTTCTTCAAAATCAAGCCTCTTTTGAAGTCCGCAGAGACTGAGAAGGAGATGGCCAACATGAAAGAAGAGTTTACCAAACTGAAAGAGGCTTACGCAAAATCAGAAGCCCGCAGGAAGGAACTTGAAGAAAAAATGGTCTCCCTTCTCCAAGAGAAGAATGACCTCCAGCTCCAAGTTCAAACT gAACAAGATAATTTGGGTGATGCTGAAGAAAGATGTGAAGGGCTGATCAAGAGCAAGATTCAGCTGGAGGCAAAAATCAAAGAGCTGACAGAGAGactggaggatgaggaggagatgaaTGCTGAACTGACCGCtaagaagaggaagctggaggatgaGTGCTCTGAGTTAAAGAAGGACATTGATGACTTAGAGTTAACTCTGGCCAAagtagagaaagaaaagcatgcCACTGAGAACAAG GTGAAGAACCTGGTTGAGGAGATGGCTGCACTGGATGAAATCATTGCCAAGTTGACCAAGGAAAAGAAAGCCTTACAGGAAGCTCACCAGCAAACACTGGATGACCTGCAGAGTGAAGAAGACAAAGTCAACTCTCTGACCAAGGCCAAGGCCAAGCTGGAGCAACAAGTGGACGAT CTTGAAGGATCCCTAGAACAAGAGAAGAAAATTCGTATGGATCTTGAGAGAGCAAAGCGGAAGCTTGAGGGCGATCTAAAATTGGCTCAGGAGAGTATCATGGACCTGGAAAATGACAAGCAGCAACTCGAAGAGAGGCTGAAAAA GAAAGATTTTGAAATCAGTCAACTCAATGGCAAAATAGAGGATGAACAGGCACTGAGTGCCCAGCtccagaaaaaactgaaagagcTGCAG GCCCGCATTGAAGAGCTGGAAGAAGAGCTTGAGGCAGAGCGAGCTGCCCGTGCCAaggtggagaagcagagagcagaCTTGTCCAGAGAACTGGAGGAGATCAGTGagaggctggaggaggctggaggagcaACAGTTGCCCAGATTGAGATGAACAAGAAGAGGGAGGCTGAGTTCCAGAAACTCCGCAGAGACCTTGAAGAGGCCACTCTGCAGCATGAAGCCACTGCTGCCACGCTCAGAAAGAAACAAGCCGACAGTGTTGCTGACCTGGGAGAGCAGATCGACAACCTGCAGAGAGTCAAGcagaagctggagaaggagaagagtgAGCTCAGACTGGAACTGGATGATGTGGTCTCCAATATGGAGCATATTGTGAAGGCAAAG aataACTTGGAAAAAATGTGTAGGTCTCTGGAGGACCAGATGaatgaatacaaaacaaagtCTGAAGAGGGACAACGCACCATCAACGACTTCACCATGCAAAGAGCAAAGCTTCAAACTGAAAATG GTGAACTTGCAAGGCAGCTTGAGGAAAAAGATTCCCTGGTGTCTCAACTCACCAGAGGAAAACAGTCTTACACCCAGCAAATTGAAGACCTTAAAAGACAActggaagaagaaataaag GCCAAGAATGCTCTAGCCCACGCAGTGCAGTCTTCCCGTCATGACTGTGACCTGCTCAGGGAGCAgtatgaggaggagcaggaggccaaGGCTGAACTGCAGCGCAGCATGTCAAAGGCCAATTCTGAGGTGGCTCAGTGGAGAACTAAGTACGAAACTGATGCCATCCAGAGGactgaggaactggaggaggcTAA GAAAAAGCTGGCTCAGCGTCtgcaggaggctgaggaggctgTTGAAGCGGTGAATGCTAAATGTTCGTCTCTGGAGAAGACCAAACACCGACTGCAGAATGAGATTGAAGATCTCATGGTGGATGTGGAGAGGTCTaatgctgctgccgctgctctggacaagaaacaaagaaactttGATAAG GTCTTGGCAGAATGGAAGCAGAAGTATGAAGAGTCTCAAACTGAGCTGGAGAGCTCTCAGAAGGAAGCCAGGTCTCTGAGTACTGAGCTCTTCAAACTGAAGAACTCCTATGAAGAATCTCTTGAACATCTGGAGACcatgaagagagagaacaagaacctACAGG aGGAAATATCTGACCTCACTGAACAAATTGGCGAGAATGGAAAGAGTATTCATGAGCTTGAAAAGATCCGAAAACAGCTGGAACAAGAGAAGTCAGAGATACAAACTGCTCTGGAGGAAGCTGAG GCCTCATTGGAGCATGAGGAAGGAAAGATTCTCAGAGCCCAGCTTGAGTTCAACCAGGTGAAGGCTGACATTGAGCGTAAGCTTGTTGAGAAAGATGAGGAGATGGAGCAAGCAAAGAGAAACCAGCAGCGAATTGTGGACACTCTTCAGAGCTCTCTTGAAGCAGAGACTCGCAGCAGGAATGAGGCTCTTCGtttaaaaaagaagatggagggagatcTGAATGAGATGGAGATCCAGCTTAGCCAGGCAAACAGGCAGGCAGCTGAGGCCCAAAAGCAACTTAAATCTCTTCATGCACATCTAAAG gATGCCCAGCTCCAGCTTGATGACGCTCTGCGAGCTGCTGAtgacatgaaagaaaacattgccATTGTTGAGAGACGTAACAACCTGCTGCAGGCAGAAGTGGAAGaactcagagctgctctggaacAAACTGAGAGAAGTCGCAAACTTGCTGAGCAAGAGCTACTAGATGTCAGTGAGAGGGTGCAGCTCCTGCACTCACAG AATACCAGTCTTCTAAAccaaaagaagaagctggaggctGATACGTCCCAGCTTCAAACTGAAGTGGAGGAAGCGGTACAAGAGTGCAGAAATGCGGAGGAAAAAGCCAAGAAGGCCATAACTGATGCTGCCATGATggcagaggagctgaagaaagagCAGGACACCAGTGCTCACCTGGAGCGCATGAAGAAGAACATGGAACAAACCATTAAAGACCTGCAGCATCGTCTGGATGAAGCTGAGCAAATCGCCATGAAGGGAGGCAAGAAGCAGGTGCAGAAGCTTGAGGCCAGA ATCAGA